The Kineosporia sp. NBRC 101731 genome has a window encoding:
- a CDS encoding TetR/AcrR family transcriptional regulator C-terminal domain-containing protein, translating into MAGKRSVKERLSRDVIVASALVLADSEGLDAVTIRRLATDHGVTPMALYWHFKDKDLLLDGLAERVLDEVEIPVYPAGELPAWHVRIRDVCRAILRSLQQHPEVADLVHKRFMGCTAGLDLAEMFFAALREAGFDEQRMGEIGIQALHNMVVLVTMEPGERAPKASEEEVHRRTREKRIVLESLAPERYPNIVACAPILVSKSVEDHYLNLGVELMVEGIRAVQAKL; encoded by the coding sequence GTGGCTGGTAAGAGGAGTGTCAAAGAGCGCCTGAGCAGGGACGTCATCGTCGCGTCGGCGCTGGTCCTGGCCGATTCCGAAGGGCTGGATGCGGTCACCATCCGGCGCTTGGCAACCGACCACGGCGTCACCCCGATGGCCCTCTACTGGCACTTCAAGGACAAGGACCTGCTGCTCGACGGCCTGGCCGAGCGGGTGCTCGACGAGGTGGAGATCCCGGTCTACCCGGCCGGCGAGCTACCCGCGTGGCACGTGCGCATCCGCGACGTCTGCCGGGCGATCCTCCGGTCGCTGCAACAGCATCCCGAGGTCGCCGACCTGGTGCACAAGCGGTTCATGGGCTGCACGGCCGGGCTCGACCTGGCCGAGATGTTCTTCGCCGCACTGCGCGAGGCCGGTTTCGACGAGCAGCGGATGGGCGAGATCGGCATCCAGGCGCTGCACAACATGGTGGTACTGGTGACGATGGAGCCGGGCGAACGCGCGCCGAAGGCGTCGGAGGAGGAAGTGCACCGGCGCACCCGGGAGAAGCGGATCGTGCTGGAGAGCCTGGCGCCGGAGCGGTACCCGAACATCGTCGCCTGCGCGCCGATCCTGGTCAGCAAGTCGGTGGAAGACCACTACCTGAACCTCGGCGTGGAGCTCATGGTCGAGGGGATCCGGGCGGTGCAGGCGAAGCTCTAG
- a CDS encoding GNAT family N-acetyltransferase, translating to MIDAAVEGFAWAMVELCSNTPGGALERHGDATVLVSGAATSSLNYVMVMTPDPDPADVASAAAAMPAYGVPWGMEFRSEPSNDIIHLAAGLGLDQHARPQFMTCRPEDLVRRRTSLTSPTVETVETVGPERWEEYTDVLTRGFGAPAGIFGEVMSGPVLGLPGFRGYLARTAEGAVGTALSTLKDGALCVFNVAVRPSARGRGVGRALTEAALSQDFTVACLQSSTAGQPLYESMGFQAAERWHTLEPS from the coding sequence GTGATCGACGCCGCGGTCGAGGGTTTCGCCTGGGCGATGGTCGAACTGTGCTCGAACACACCCGGCGGGGCCCTCGAGCGGCACGGCGACGCGACCGTTCTGGTGTCCGGCGCGGCCACCTCGTCCCTGAACTACGTCATGGTGATGACGCCCGACCCGGACCCGGCCGACGTGGCGAGCGCTGCCGCCGCGATGCCGGCCTACGGCGTGCCGTGGGGCATGGAGTTCCGGTCCGAGCCCTCGAACGACATCATCCACCTGGCCGCCGGTCTCGGACTCGACCAGCACGCGCGTCCTCAGTTCATGACCTGCCGACCCGAGGATCTCGTCCGCCGCCGAACCTCTCTGACCTCCCCGACGGTCGAGACGGTCGAGACCGTCGGGCCGGAGCGCTGGGAGGAGTACACCGACGTCCTCACCCGGGGTTTCGGGGCTCCCGCCGGGATCTTCGGCGAGGTGATGAGCGGCCCCGTGCTCGGCCTGCCCGGGTTCCGCGGCTATCTGGCCCGCACCGCCGAGGGTGCGGTCGGCACCGCGCTGAGCACGCTGAAAGACGGCGCGCTCTGCGTGTTCAACGTCGCGGTGCGGCCGTCGGCGCGCGGGCGGGGCGTCGGCCGGGCGCTGACCGAAGCCGCTCTCTCGCAGGACTTCACCGTGGCCTGCCTGCAGAGCAGTACCGCCGGGCAACCGCTGTACGAGTCGATGGGCTTTCAGGCGGCCGAGCGCTGGCACACTCTCGAGCCTTCCTAG